In Chrysoperla carnea chromosome 2, inChrCarn1.1, whole genome shotgun sequence, the following proteins share a genomic window:
- the LOC123292927 gene encoding BTB/POZ domain-containing protein 2-like, translated as MDSTNKDPKGSSNYLYNNQEQADIHFIVGNKKVRHRIPAHKFVLSVDSDVFNKMFFGSLRTNSKEIKISDIEPASFLALLDFFYTKEVQVNVETVMSTFYAAKKYNVTELKNHCIEYLKKNLTSDNVFFLLKQARLYDEPELATFCFDMLDKNISDALVSNSFTDIDLDTLIAVLERDTLQVFESKLFQAIIYWSIAECVRKQLPVKPENQRFVLGSALDLIRFSLMTFKEFTSGPMRSDILDYDKIKKFSLDIASNTNSTEIPRCSNKRSLECHLKFICKQHNLPPNQQTLFKDQFKFIRPGVIVGIVFYANMINYKSNVTLTLIDEKEGTICFRSEKCFDTPKLYIILDTFLPIMFNRPIMIDPDNSYRIEVQIEKRDVLALNKRMTSNGFIFGNDGKLLNNRRPADYFSFSSCSGIISEIIFFM; from the exons ATGGATTCAACAAACAAAGACCCCAAAGGATCTTCCAATTATCTGTATAACAATCAAGAGCAAGCAGACATTCATTTTATTgttggaaataaaaaagttcGACATCGAATTCCAGctcataaatttgttttatccgTTGACAgtgatgtatttaataaaatgttttttggtaGTTTACGAACAAATTCTAAAGAAATTAAGATATCTGACATAGAACCAGCTTCATTTTTGGCATTACTTgattttttctatacaaaagaAGTACAAGTAAATGTAGAAACAGTGATGAGTACTTTTTATGcagcaaaaaaatataatgttacagaattaaaaaatcattgtatcgagtatttgaaaaagaatttaACCAGcgataatgtgttttttttgctaaaacaaGCTCGTCTATACGATGAACCAGAATTAGCAACATTTTGTTTCGATAtgcttgataaaaatatatcagaTGCATTGGTTTCTAACAGCTTTACGGATATAGATTTGGATACTTTGATTGCTGTATTAGAACGTGACACACTACAAGTCTTCGAATCGAAATTATTTCAAGCAATTATATATTGGTCAATAGCTGAATGTGTTAGAAAACAATTGCCAGTAAAACCAGAAAATCAACGTTTTGTTTTAGGTTCAGCACTCGATTTAATACGTTTCTCATTAATGACATTTAAAGAATTTACAAGTGGGCCAATGCGGAGTGACATATTAGactatgataaaattaaaaaattttctttagataTAGCATCAAATACCAATTCTACGGAGATACCTAGATGCAGTAATAAAAGATCGTTAGaatgtcatttaaaatttatttgtaaacaacACAATTTGCCGCCGAATCAGCAGACATTATTTAAAGATCAGTTTAAGTTTATTCGGCCTGGAGTTATTGTTGGCATCGTGTTCTACGcaaatatgataaattataaatcaaatgtAACGTTAACATTGATAGATGAAAAAGAAGGCACGATATGTTTTCGTTCCGAAAAGTGCTTCGATACTCCtaagttatatattattttagacaCATTTTTACCGATTATGTTTAATAGACCAATTATGATCGATCCAGATAATAGTTACAGGATTGAAGTTCAAATTGAGAAACGTGATGTC ttggcATTAAATAAGCGCATGACATCGAATGGTTTCATTTTTGGAAATGAtggaaaattgttaaataataggAGACCTGCCGATTATTTCTCATTTAGCAGTTGTTCTGGTATTATttcagaaataatatttttcatgtaa
- the LOC123291983 gene encoding translation initiation factor IF-3 — MFLRTLSNRLYITNIHKYSLAVFPNLITQLNNKFATFDINQTSVSDKPVKKKTVPVPKITLILPENNVSITTIEEATKISRRRDLKLVKIIDLDTKTDRPVYKLMTGAEYLAEDLKRRAERKASKQDSYIKGEKLLTVSHKISDHDLNSRIRNIEKWLAKPYEVRVVINGEASNMSAAETIYEKLVKQLQTARFVQKRQKGSDIRFQILPPKRDKGSDSSSSNSNKNSDNKNL, encoded by the exons atgtttttacgaaCTTTATCAAATCGTCTTTACAttacaaatattcataaatacagTTTGGCAGTATTTCCTAATCTGATTAcacaattaaataacaaatttgctACTTTTGATATAAATCAAACTTCAGTGTCAGATAAACCAGTTAAGAAAAAAACAGTCCCTGTTCCTAAAATAACATTAATCTTACCTGAAAACAATGTGTCGATTACAACAATTGAAGAAGCTACAAAAATATCTAGGAGGCGTGATTTAAAACtagtgaaaattattgatttggaTACGAAAACTGACCGACCTGTGTATAAGTTAATGACTGGGGCTGAATATCTAGCCGAAGATTTAAAACGGCGGGCTGAACGCAAAGCTAGCAAACAAGATTCGTATATTAAGGGTGAAAAATTGTTGACAGTTAGTCATAAAATATCTGATCATGATTTGAATTCGAGAATAAGGAATATTGAAAAGTGGTTGGCAAAACCTTATGAGGTTAGGGTGGTAATTAATGGTGAAGCTAGTAATATGTCCGCTGCT GAAACGATATACGAAAAACTTGTAAAACAGTTACAAACAGCTCGATTCGTACAAAAACGACAAAAGGGCAGTGATATACGCTTTCAAATTTTACCACCAAAACGTGATAAAGGTTCAGATAGTAGTAGCAgcaatagtaataaaaattctgataataaaaacttatgA